Below is a genomic region from Bacillota bacterium.
AATAGACTGTACCCGCTCCACATGCATATCCTGGCCGCTATGGGAACCGCACATCACTGCCACTTCGTCCAGCGAAAACTGATAGTGATCAAAAGTCCCGGTTTTAAATAAAGGTAATACCTGCAGTGGTTTGGCCGCTGAGCGCAAAAACGTCATCCGCTCAGCGT
It encodes:
- a CDS encoding asparaginase, with the protein product MPSEVVAVLYRGGLAESRHYGSIAVVDINGKLVYSHGDAERMTFLRSAAKPLQVLPLFKTGTFDHYQFSLDEVAVMCGSHSGQDMHVERVQSI